Genomic window (Vibrio pomeroyi):
ACCCTCTCGATGATTTACTCAGCTCGATAGAAACGGGGCAAATCGACATTGGTGTCTCTTGCATCTCAATCACGCCAGAACGTGAACTGTTCGCTGATTTCTCACATTCATTCTACGAAACTCACCTTGCTATCGCAGTGAAGAAGAAAGGCTACCTAGAGGCGTTACATTCGATATTCTTGAACCCTGCGTTGTGGCTCATTATTGGAGTGGTCGTCTTTGTCGCCGGGGCTATTGGCGCATTCTTCTATGCCTTGGAACATGGAGAAAACGAAAAGCTCTACTCCATGAAAAGCCGCACGGGGCGTTGGCTAGAGAGTTTTATTCTCGGTTTGCTTTTTATTACCCGAGGTCCCTTTAATTACTTTGAATTTAAGAGCTTAACAGGGCGAATTGCGACGGTGTTCATTGGTGTGTTCAGCATGCTTTTTATTGCAAGTATTACCGCTGTGTTGGCGAGTAAACTCACGCTTAGCCAAGGATCTTCACAGATCAAAGGAATCAATGATCTAGCGAATGTAAAAGTAGGTGCCAAGGTCGCGACTACGTCCTCGCTGTTACTGACTAGCTTTGGTATCAGACACGAAAACTACATCGATATGCCAAGGCTTTTGGTTGCGCTAGAGGAAGGGGAGGTAGATGCCATTGTAGCCGATGATGTGGTGCTCAAATATATGATCGGTAACGGTAGAATGAGCGGCCAATTTGAAGATTTAGAGGTGCTGCCGTATCAGCTAGAGAAACAAAACTACGGTTTCATCATCACGGAAAATAACCCGTATGAAGAAGAGATAAACCGCGCACTGCTGCAAATTCGAGAATCTAGGAAGTGGCGTAAAATCTTAGTCGAATACTTTGCGGATAAGTAACCGACACTAGTGACAAGCTTGAGCTTTGTGGGTATTTACCGTTACAGCTGGTCAGAACTTGAAGCTTTGTTTTTCTTGAAGTATTTGAACCCTGTCCAAACGGCATAAGCCGCAACACCAACGATAAGCGCAGAGCGAAGGAGGATGGGCGCGTCATGCTCAAGTTGGCTAACGTGCGGCACAATACTGGCGAACAATCGGCTGGTGAACAGCAGTCCCATAACTAACATAATAACTTTATTCATGTGACCAGCCTTTCAATGAGATGCGTTATACAGAACAGTTATTGGCGGGTTACGCTATTAACGCGACCAAGAACGGTTCTGCTTGGAAATAAAAGCATGCGCTTCTCAAGCCTAACCGTCAACGCGATATCGGTCTAAAGCCAGTAAGCTAAAATTTCGTTTTTGGAAGTGGATTGTTCTGTAGTGGTAACTTGATTTTTGAACCAGTTAGGGGGAGCCACAGTCTCTATGGGGAATTTTATTTTCCTGATTATTATTCTGATTTATGATCGCATGCAATCTTAGGGGGACAAATGTCCTCCTTTTTGTTTCTGTCGGCGCAATAAGATAGGTGCTACTAAAAAAACAAATAATAAAGGACATCCCTATGGACCTATTAGCCCTACTTGATATCAACAATACCCTAGTTAACATCCCAATAGGAGATGGCTATGCAATGAGCTGGATCGAAGCATTCGGCACTGTATTTGGCCTGTTGTGTATTTGGTTTGCAAGCCAAGAGAAAACCATTAACTACTTGTTCGGATTGCTGAATGTCACCTTATTTGCGGTTATCTTTTTTCAAATTCAGTTATATGGACTTTTACTTCTTCAACTCTTTTTCTTCTGTGCCAACATTTACGGTTGGTACGCATGGACACGACCTAATGAGCAAGGTGAAACACTAGAAGTTCGTTGGTTGAGCCAAAATAAGCTCGTAGCAACGGCTGCAGCGTGTGCGATTTCGATTGCTTTGCTAACTATGTACATCGACCCATTCTTCTTTGCGCTAGCAAACATTGCAGTTGATAGCCTGAATCTATTTGGTGCGGATTTAGCTGAGCCAGTACTTGAGCCGGATGCGTTCCCATTCTGGGATGCGACAATGACCATTCTATCGATCGTTGCTCAAGTTCTTATGACACGAAAGTATGTTGAAAACTGGATACTTTGGATTGTGATTAACATTATCAGTGTTGGTATTTACGCGACGCAGGGCGTTTACGCAATGTCTGTCCAATACGCTATTTTGATGTTTATTGCGGCGAACGGTACTCGTGAGTGGGCTCGTACAGCTAAACGTAACAGTGATAAACCAGTGACTCAAGCAACGGTTTCTTAGGAGTTAAAATGGCAAAGCAACCTCATATTGGCGTTGATGAAACGCAAATTGCCCCGTTAGTCATTGTTTGTGGTGAGCCAGATAGAGCGAATCGCATTGCGAATTTACTTGAGCATGCTGAGTTGGTCTCTGAAAACCGTGAATATCGAATTTTTACTGGTACTTATCAAGGCAAAGCAATATCGGTTTGTAGTACGGGCATTGGCGCACCTTCTATGATTATTGCGGTTGAAGAGCTTAAGTTTTGTGGCGCGACTCATATCGTAAGAGTCGGCTCTGCGGGTGCGATGCAATCACACATCGGGCTTGGCGAATTGATTGTTGCAGAGGGTGCAGTTCGTGATGAGGGTGGTTCTGCAGCTTACGTAAAACCGTCGTATCCGGCTTATGCGAGCTTCTCTCTGCTGAAAGAGTTAGATGGGTTCTTGCAGCAGCAATCGACACCTTACTATTTAGGAACGGTTCGCTCACACGACAGCTTTTATACGGATGACGAACAGTCGCTTTGTCAGTACTGGAACGGCAAAGGTATATTAGGTGCAGACATGGAAACATCGGCATTGTTTACTGTCGGTCGCTTGAGAGGCGTTAACGTAGCTTCCATCCTGAACAATGTTGTTTTGTACGAACAAGATGTAAAAGACGGTGTTGGACAGTATGTCGATGAAGCCCAAGTGATGATGCAAGGCGAACGACTTGCGTCACTAGCGGCATTAGAAGCCTTGATTGCTCAATAAAGCTTGAACAAACTACTGATAAAAGCGATGGGAGACCGTCGCTTTTTTTATTGTTCTCTGTATTGGTTTAAGCCGCTACAATCGCTAATAACATCAACAGCAGTTTATGCAATGAGAGACAGTCAGTATGAAGGTCGCACCATACTCAAGCGGACGTTTTAAAAATTACCTAGAACAGAAAAGCTCTGAATTCAAAGCTCTCATTTACCAACACCAAGTCAGTTCGCGCTATTTTGACAAGAATGATGAAATTCTGCGCCAAGGTGAACAGCTTCAACACCTCTATGTTGTGCCAGCTGGGAGGGTATCCATGAGTATCTCTGCAGCTAACGGGCGACGCTTTCAGTTAGGAGAGGTGAGCTGCGACTATCATATCTTTGGTGAGATGGAGTTCTTCACTCAAACACCTTGCCAATGGAATGTAGTGGCAGATGAACACATGCAGGTTGATGTTATTTGTATCCAGAAACTATCAGAAGCATTACATGATAAGCCGGAGATGATGTTCTTTTTCGCCTCAGCGTTGGCCGAAGATTATCAAGACTCGATGGGCATTTACACCAATCGTCTTTTACATTCGATTACCTACAACATTGCCTACGATTTGCTGGTGCAAAGCCAGACCAATACCGTGTTAGGCGGGTTCGATAAAGTGAATCAAGAAGCGGAACGTTTTGGCACATCGAGCAGGGTGTACCGCAGAGCAGTCAAAGACTTATTCGATAAAGGCTTTATCAAGAAAGGGCAACAAGGGTTGGAGATTATCGACCAGCAAGAACTGAAAGCCTTTATTGATTCTTATGAGTGAATAAAAGGCCCCGCGATTGCGAGGCCTCGGTTCTGTTCTATTAAATCAGCTCGCTTTTGCTAGTTGCATTGGTGGCACATAAGAACCGTTAGTGTGCTGACTGAATACGTTATGTAGGTCTTGTTCATATAGATCTAGCCAAGCATAGCGCTCACGATATAGTTTTCGTTTCTGACGTTTAAGTACCTCAAGATCTTTCCTTGTTGACTGGATGGGTAGAGCATAAAAACATTTGTTATGTTGCTGACCTTCGTGCTCTTCCCATAAGCTATTGTATTTAAGACTTATCTCTTTTCCTTTTTTCCCATAGCGCGAAGCGTTGTATACATGTCCGGTTTCGTTGACTGCATAGATGTGATTCACACCTAAACTGGTCGCCATTAATCGAAGGGTTTCGACCATAAAGGACTTTGGTCTTAAACCATAAAATGCCTTTGTGAATGCACGGCTGAACCCATTGTCATTTGCTCCGCCTTGAACGCCACCAATGTAGATATCATTGTTAAAAACAGAGAATGATATGGTGTACATCTTGTTCAACATGGAATCAGTAAGGGAGAGAGTAAGCTCGCCTTCTTTTCTCGAATTTCTTTCAAAGCTCAGGTTTAGCAAGTAGGTTTGCTCGCCGATTTCTAGCTCTAGAAGGTTAAGCCTTTCGTTATATATTTGATGGCGAGCTTCTGTTGTGAACTTTTCTTCG
Coding sequences:
- a CDS encoding transporter substrate-binding domain-containing protein, translated to MQKFFKSTFRYCALSIVLLFPFFSTFASSAPLKVGVYPCPPFVIGSMDNEWDGLSIELWKKIAQDMGVEFAVENHPLDDLLSSIETGQIDIGVSCISITPERELFADFSHSFYETHLAIAVKKKGYLEALHSIFLNPALWLIIGVVVFVAGAIGAFFYALEHGENEKLYSMKSRTGRWLESFILGLLFITRGPFNYFEFKSLTGRIATVFIGVFSMLFIASITAVLASKLTLSQGSSQIKGINDLANVKVGAKVATTSSLLLTSFGIRHENYIDMPRLLVALEEGEVDAIVADDVVLKYMIGNGRMSGQFEDLEVLPYQLEKQNYGFIITENNPYEEEINRALLQIRESRKWRKILVEYFADK
- the pnuC gene encoding nicotinamide riboside transporter PnuC; translated protein: MDLLALLDINNTLVNIPIGDGYAMSWIEAFGTVFGLLCIWFASQEKTINYLFGLLNVTLFAVIFFQIQLYGLLLLQLFFFCANIYGWYAWTRPNEQGETLEVRWLSQNKLVATAAACAISIALLTMYIDPFFFALANIAVDSLNLFGADLAEPVLEPDAFPFWDATMTILSIVAQVLMTRKYVENWILWIVINIISVGIYATQGVYAMSVQYAILMFIAANGTREWARTAKRNSDKPVTQATVS
- a CDS encoding nucleoside phosphorylase; this encodes MAKQPHIGVDETQIAPLVIVCGEPDRANRIANLLEHAELVSENREYRIFTGTYQGKAISVCSTGIGAPSMIIAVEELKFCGATHIVRVGSAGAMQSHIGLGELIVAEGAVRDEGGSAAYVKPSYPAYASFSLLKELDGFLQQQSTPYYLGTVRSHDSFYTDDEQSLCQYWNGKGILGADMETSALFTVGRLRGVNVASILNNVVLYEQDVKDGVGQYVDEAQVMMQGERLASLAALEALIAQ
- a CDS encoding Crp/Fnr family transcriptional regulator, whose product is MKVAPYSSGRFKNYLEQKSSEFKALIYQHQVSSRYFDKNDEILRQGEQLQHLYVVPAGRVSMSISAANGRRFQLGEVSCDYHIFGEMEFFTQTPCQWNVVADEHMQVDVICIQKLSEALHDKPEMMFFFASALAEDYQDSMGIYTNRLLHSITYNIAYDLLVQSQTNTVLGGFDKVNQEAERFGTSSRVYRRAVKDLFDKGFIKKGQQGLEIIDQQELKAFIDSYE
- a CDS encoding VirK/YbjX family protein — protein: MNVVRMGIDANVHKNKGKYKAIIKFAARALFYYSDTKKMNENFSSAERKLLFKKQPNFLSKFVTPYLCTDFSKKEKIEILSKHYDWFEEKFTTEARHQIYNERLNLLELEIGEQTYLLNLSFERNSRKEGELTLSLTDSMLNKMYTISFSVFNNDIYIGGVQGGANDNGFSRAFTKAFYGLRPKSFMVETLRLMATSLGVNHIYAVNETGHVYNASRYGKKGKEISLKYNSLWEEHEGQQHNKCFYALPIQSTRKDLEVLKRQKRKLYRERYAWLDLYEQDLHNVFSQHTNGSYVPPMQLAKAS